The genomic stretch ATCATGGACCAGGAACTGGCCTCGGAACTGGAAGTCCTGGCCACGGAAACCACCCGTTTGCTCAAGCGCGACCCGGCGACCCGGGACTTTTCCCGAGGCGAGATCCGCCAAGCCCTGCGGGAAATCGTGTCCCGTTTTCCAGTCTACCGAACCTATGTCGGCTCCAGGGGGCCTTCCGTCGAGGACGTCCGGGACCTGGACTGGGCCCTGGGCCTGGCAAGGCGGGCCCGGGCCGTGAGCCACCCCCGGCTCTTCGACGTGCTGGAGGCCCTGCTCAAGGCCTCCTGGCAAAAACGCACCAACGGCCGCCCCCGGGCCGACGTTCTGCGCCTGGCCCGCAAGTTCCAGCAGTTCACCGGACCGGCCATGGCCAAGGGCATGGAGGATACCACGTTCTACCGGGTCTTGCCGCTGATTTCCATGAATGAGGTAGGCATGGGGCCGAACCGAAGGATCAGCACGGCCGGAGATTTTCACCAGCAGATGCAGCGCCGTGTCGCGGACTGGCCCAAGGCCATGGTCACCACGGCCACCCACGACACCAAACGCAGTGAGGACGTCCGGTCCCGGATCGCGGTCCTTTCGGAACTGCCCAAGGCCTGGGCCGAACGGGTGGAACGCTGGCAGACCCTCAACCGCCGGGCCCGTCGCGAGTCCGCCCTCGGCCCTCTGCCCTCCAGCCGGGACGAGTACCTGTTCTACCAGACCCTGGTCGGTGTCTGGCCTCCGGAAGGACTCGGCCCGGACCTACCCGGAGCGGCGACTCTCTCCGCGTTGCAAGACCGATTACAAGCCTACATGGTCAAGGCGGCCCGGGAGGCCAAGATCAGCACCTCCTGGCTGAACCCGGACGAGGAATACGAACAGGCCCTGACCGACTTCACGGCCCAGGTCCTGGATTCCGGCCCGACGGCCGCACCGTTTTTGCGCGACGTCCAGGAGTTCGTGGCCAAACTGGCCGTGCCTGGCGCGTGCAACGCCCTGACCCAGACGATCCTGCGCCTGACCATGCCCGGAGCGCCGGACAACTACCAGGGTACGGAACTCTGGGACGACTCCCTGGTGGACCCGGACAATCGCCGTCCCTTGAACTTCACGGACAGATGGGATGGTTTACGGGAGTTTCAAGCCACGGAGGCCGAAGAAAATCAAATAGACTACGTAGCGTCGCTCAAGAGGACCTGGCACGACGGGCGTATCAAGCAGTACGTCCAATGGCGCCTGCTGACGCTGCGCCGCGCCCATCCGGAGCTGTTTCTGAACGGGAACTACGTCCCCCTGGAGGTTTCAGGGACCAGAGCGAACAACATCCTCGCCTTTGCCCGCATCCATCGGACCCATGGACGCCAGGCGGTCATCGCGGCCCTGCCCCGCCTCGTCGCGGACCTTTGCCCGCCGGACGGCGGATTTCCCACCGGTGAAGCCTGGTCGGCCACGACCATCGCCCTGAACACGGCCCTGCCCAAAGCCGGCAAGGAAGGACACTGGCGCAACCGTTTCACCGGACGGCCCCTCTCTCCCACGGACGGCGTGCTCACCGCGGCCGAACTCTTCGCCGACCTGCCCTGGGCGGTGTTGGTCTTCACGCGAACAGGCGGATAATCGCGGTTGACCAGCCTTCCCCTCGAAAAAAAAGCATCTACTCAGCACATTATGTTTCCGCTCTTGTTCCGGCAATCGGAATCGGGGTCGGGGTCGGAATCGGCATCGAAACAGGAAAAATATAGAACGCATCCCAGCGTTTTCGATCCCGATCCCGATTCCGATTCCGACCCCGACAGCAGCATAATTTTGTGCTGAATAGTTACAAAAAAAAGATTGATAGGACAGGCATGCTGCCTGTCCTGTTTCAATGTATCCGAAACGAAGGGAAGGTGGGTCAACGAATCAAAAGCTGATCCCGATCTCCGCGAACGGGCCGCTGATGTCCACGTCGGCCTTGAGGCCTTTTTCGTCGATGGAGATGGAGTCGTAACGGTACCCGCCGGCAAGAAAGAGGTGGTCCAGGGGATCGAAGCGCACCCGGCCGATGAGGCTGTAGAAATGGTTTCCGGCGTAGGTCACGCCGCGGGCCTCGGCCTCAAGGGCGAAGAAGTCCAGGGGCCGCAGGCTGGCTCCGGCGTAGAGCGTGGGTACGGGCAGAAGCAGGCTTTCGGACTCGGAAAGCCCGGCCTGCTCCTGACGGACCTCGATATCCACGTCCATCAGCCGCAGGTTCAGCCCCAAATCCACGTTGAACATGCCCAGGGTCGCCGCCTTCAGCCCCGGGATTCCGTAGAACAGGCTCACGTCGTACTGGTTCAGCCGCAGCTTGCCGTCGATGGGCGCATCCGCTGAAAAAGTCTGGTTCCCGAAGGTGAAGCTCCCTTTGGCCGTCCCCTTGCCCGAAAAGGTCGTCGGCGTGGCCATGAATCCGATATTGGGGAGGATCAGCGGGGTTTCCAGCCGAGCGCGGAAGAGCAGACCGGTCTTGTCGTCCAGTCCCAGGCTGCTTTCCAGGTCGAGCCGATCATGGCCCGTCTGGCCCTTGTAGGTCACGTCCCCGGAGGGGGACTGATGCCAGACGCCCACCGCCGCCTCGAACCCCGCGGCCCCGGCCCATCCGGGAAGAATTAGCACGATGCACGCCGCCAAAGCGGCCCAAAACTTGGTCACAGCAGCTTCTCCTCTGAAAGATTGATCAATTCCTGAAACGGAATGCACATCATGCCCATATTGCGCATGTCCTCGATATTGTTCGCCGCGATCCGCTCGGTCTGGGCGGAGCAGGCGTCCGTGGCCACGATCACCCGGTAGTCCCGGCCCAGGGCGTCCATGGCCGTAGCCCGGATGCAGTTGGGATACTGGGTTCCGGCTACGATCAGCGTCTCCGCTCGCAGACGACGCAACAGTAAATCCAGCTCCGTACCCAAAAACGCGCTGAAACGCTGTTTGGTCAACACGTAATCGCCGGAGCGCGGCATCAGCTCCGCCACGATCCGCGCCCCGGGCGTCCCGGCCACGCAGATGCCCACGCCGTTCTGAAACAGCTCTTGCCGGGTATATTCCACGTCGCTGCCGTCGGGCCGGTGTTCCCGAACCACGTGGATCACCGGCCAGGATCGCTTCCGGGCATGCTCCGCCAGCGCGGCGATGACTGGAATGGTCTCCCTGGCCCCGGCAACGGCGGCCAGGGCGTCGGGCAAAACGAAATCGTTCTGCATGTCCACGATCAACAGAGCGGGACTAAAAAAACCGGACACGGCGTCCTCCTATATCTCGTAATCCACCACGCTCCGGTCAACGACCACCTTCTTCACGAATTCCACGCAGCGCTGATGCTCCGGATGCTGTTGATAAACTTGAAGGGCGTCACGAGATTCCAGTTCGGAGTATAGAACAACCTGCCAGGCCGGAGAAGCCTGAAAGACATCCAGCCCGACCTCCAGGTGCAGCAGGCCCGGAATCTTGCCGTTCAGCGCCTCCAACATCTGCTTCATCTTCTTCCCGTTCTCCTCCGCCCCGGCCCCTTCGGCCTGGTCTTTCAACGTCCACATCACGATATGCTTAATCATTGGGTCTCTCCTCGATTCGGTTATGGGTTGTGAAATCTACTCCGCCTTGGGCGGATTCTTGTCAGCCGGGACGATCATCACGAAACGGGTTTCGGCTTCGGCCATCAATCGCTCTACCGCCAGGGCTTCCTCCGCTTGGAAGGTGGCTCGGAGTTCGGCCACGTAGCGGCCGACCAGCTCGCGGATATCCGTGAGTCCCTGTTCGGTGACGTCCCGGACGGCCACGTCCGCGCCGCTGGCCAGACGCCGTCGGATCGCGGCCTTGTCGAATCCGAATTCCGGGTAGAGGCATGGATAGACCACCCCGCCGGTCATGCCGGAGCAGATCCACGGTCCGGGGTCGCCGAGGATCACGGCCCGCCCGCCGGTCATGTATTCGAAGGCAAACCCTTTCAGGTGGGCGCGCACCGCCAGGTTGCCCTCTTCATCCCGGACCCTGGACGTGATCCGGGCTCCGAACACTGCGTCCGCGCCGGACATCCGAATGCAGGCCCGGGAGTCGGCGTAGTTCTGGACCATGAGCATCCCCCCGATGGCGCCGTAGGCGAAGCTCTTCCCCGTGGACCCGTCCACCCGGCGGCCCATCAGGTTCGCGCCCTTGAACACGCCGCAGGCCCCGCCAAAGCTGCTCTTGGCCGTGCCGTCCTGGGCCCCGCCATCCACCATCACTTCAATGCCCGGGATGTTGAAGGCGCACAGACCGTTGCCGGGTACCGACGAGTCCAGACGCAATCTGGCCCGGCGCTCCCCGGAATCACCGAACCGGCGGACCACGGCCCCGGCCAGGTAGGTGCCCATGGCCCGGTCCACGCTGCGCACGTGCTGATCCGTGTACCGGACCTCATGGGTCTGCTCGTCGGCGAACTCGGCCAGGGAGATGTCCGCCACCAGTTTGGTCAGGACGTTCAGCGGCTTGCGCACCATGCGCAGGGCTCCGGCGGGTCCGACGGCGCCGTCCATGGCCGGGCGGGCCAGGATGTCCGTCAGGGCCACGACGTCGAGGTGAGAGCTCTGGGCCAGAAAATCCGTGCGCCCGACCACGTCTCGAACCCGGCTGACGCCCAGGTCGGCCAGAATGGCCCGTATTTCCTCGCCGATACAGGTGAACAGCCGCACCAGGTTGCCGGTTTCCGCGGCCGCTTGCAGCGGAGTAAATCCCTTCACGCCGCGCTTTTCCGCGTCGGCCTTGGTCCGCAGCTGGGTGGAGATGCCCCGGGGGCAGGTGTCCAGGTGGCAGCGCTGGCAGCTGATGCAGCCCACGCCCATCAGAGCCGCGGTGCCCATGCCTACCCGGTCCGCGCCGAGGAAGATCACCTTCAGGGCATCCGCGCCGCTGCGCAACCCGCCGTCGGCCCACAGTTCCACGCCATCCCGCAGGCCAGACTCCACCAGTGCCCGATGAGCTTGACTCACCCCGATCTCCGCGGGCAGGCCGACATACTTCTTGCTGTGCTCCCGGGCCGCGCCCGTGCCCCCGTCGAAACCGGAGACCGTGACTATGTCCGCCCCGGCCTTGGCCACGCCCACGGCAATGGTGCCCACTCCGCTGGTCACCGGGATCTTCACCGAAACCCTGGCCATGGGGTTGGCGGTCTTCAGCTCGGTGATGATCTGGGCCAAATCCTCGATGGAATAGATGTCGTGATGATTGGAGGGGGAGATCAGGGCGATGCCCGGCTTGCAGTGCCGGGCCTGGGCCACCATGGCCGTGACCTTCTGGCCGGGCAGGTGCCCGCCCTCGCCGGGCTTGGCCCCCTGACCGATCTTGATTTCCAGAAAATCCACGGAATTGAGAAAAGCCATGTGCACGCCGAACCGGCCCGAGGCGATCTGCTGGCCCCGGTTGTGGCGGTATTTGCCGAGCATGTCCGGAATCTCCCCGCCCTCCCCGTTCATGCACACGATGTTCAGAATCCGGGCGGCCTCGGCGTAGCTCCGGAAGGAGTTCTCTCCCTGGGAGCCGAAGCTCATGGCCGGAATGACCAGGGGCATGGCATGACCGCCAATGGAGATGTCCACTTCGCTCATGGCCAGGGGCACGGCCTTGCTGGGCCGCGTAAAGCCCAGGACGTGCCGCAAGGCCACTGGACTCTCCTGTTCCAAAGCGGCCAGTTCCTGGGCCATCTCCCGAAATCCGGCCACCCCGGTGGCGGCCCGGCGCATCACCCGCCCGACCTTGGTGTTTCGGGCCGGGGTGCTCCAGAGTTGGGCCGAGGTTTCCCGAAGAGCCCTGTCCAGCCGGACATGGGCGATTTTTTCCAGCCGGGACAAGGACAGGCCGACATCCGGAGACTGGCAGAAGTTGGCGCACTTGAAGATTTTCGCCAGATCCTCGGCCAGGCCGATGGAGGAAAAAATCCGACCATAGCCGCACAGTTCATGGATGCCCATGGTGGACATGACCTTTTCCATGCCCTTCTGAAGCACGTCCATGGTGGTCCGGATCACGGTCTCGGCCGACCGGCTCTCCGTGGCGTGCTCCCGGGCCATACGCCAGATCATGTACGGATTAATCGCATCCGCCCCCAGTCCAAGCAGGAACATCACATCGTGCAGGTTGCGCACGGCAGCGCTGCGCACGACCAATGAACAGCGCCGCCGCAGTCGGTGTTTTTCCAGATAATTGCCGATCACGGCCAGGGCCAGGCCTGGATCGACATATACCAGTCCGTCGGAAAACGTCCTTGAATCGTCCAGAACCAGCAGCACGGCCCCGGCGTCGATGGCGGCCCTGGCCTCCAAACATAAATCGGTAAGACGCCGCTCCAGGCGGCCTTGGCCGTTGCCAGCAGGTCCGCTGCCTGGCCCGCTGTCTGGATCGTCGGTTTTAGCTTCGAACACCGCATCTAGGACGGCCACCCGGCCCGGGTCCCGACCCTGCCCCGAAAAAAAAGAAAGCACGGAGTCCATGGTCTGGGTGCCGAACTCCGCGGCCAACTGGGACAGAGCCGATCCGCAGACCCGGCCATCCAGGCAACCGCCCAGCAGCAGCGGCGTTCGCAGTTCCAGCCCCACGGCCCCGGACCGCTCCCTGTTGTCAATCTCCGGCCGGTCGCCGAGAATGCAGCGGGTGGTGAAATGGTCGGCCTCCCGCTCCCGGTCAATGGCCGGATTGGTGACCACGGCCACATTTTCCTTGAAAAACTCGGAAATGTTGGGCAACCCTTCCGGGCTCAGGCAGGCCAGCGGCCCCTGGTAGCCCATGGAGCCGATCAGCGCCCCGCCAATAATGGTCGCCGTTTTCTTGCGCATCTCCACATCGTACTTGTGCCAGCCCAGGGCCGCCAGCACGTTTTCCCGCACCATTTCGCCCGGCGACATCCGCGACCGACCGTCGTCGAGCAGGTTTTCCAAACCAAAAGCTCCCTCCGGCTGCTCCGGGACAGTTTGATACAACGTGCCGATCCGCTCCCGCAAACCGCTGCGGCCTTGCATCAGCCGAACCAGTTGGCGCTGAAAAGCCCGGTAGTTGAACACCACTGCCCGCCTACCGGTCAGGGACAGGATGGCCATTTTCTCCCCGGGAGCCAGGGGCACGGGGTCCGTGGCCGTGTCCTCCAAATCCACCACGCCCTTTTCCGAGGACAGATAATAGTTGTAGTCGCTCTCGCCGAACCACAACGGACGCAGCCCCAGGGCGTCCACGCTGCCGATGCAGACGTCCCCGTGCCGGGCGATGACCGCGGCCGGTCCCTGGGCCGATGGCGGGAAGAACCAGCGGTAAGTTTGATAGACCTTGCGCAGGTCCTCGGGATAATGCTCCACCTCACTGTGCACCGCCGGGAAGACCATGGCAAAGGCTTCGGTGAGTTCCAGTCCGTAACGGTGGATCAAGCCCTCGACGGCCCGATTCAGGTCCTGGGAATCGCTGCCCCCGGGCACGGGCTCGATGCCCAGATTACGCGACGCCCCGCGCAGCCGCTCAATGGTATTGATCTCGCCGTTGTGGGCCAGGATGGAAAATGGCTGGGTGCGCTCCACCGTGGGCAGGGTGTTGGTGGAATAACGACTGTGACCCAGGCAGATCTTGGACCGGGTGGCCGGATCGCGCAGCTCCGGATAGACCCGTTGCAGCAAATCCGGCCCGCCCCGGACCTTGTAGACCACGCTGTCCTGGGACAACGAAGCCACGTGCAGGTCCGGTTCCAGATCTTCCAGCTCCACCATCACCTTGAACAGCAATCGCCCGGAGTCAATGCGCACGTCCTGGCGGACCAGCCCGGCCACCTGCCAGAACAGCGGCGTCTCAACCCGGGCCATGGGCCCCAGCTCGTCGTCGTTGGTCCGTCCCCGCAACTCCAGAACAATATCCAGCCCCCGCAGGGCAAAGGTCTTGCGAACCGTGTCCAGAACGTCGTCGGCCCGCTCGCGGATCCGTCGGGGCAGGAGCAGATGGCCCACGAAAAACCCACTGGATTCGGCTAGATGGGGCGACAAGCCGGCTTCCAGGAGTCGGTGGCTCCACAGTTCCCGCGGCACGTCGGTCATGATCCCGCACCCGTCGCCCTCATCGTTGATGTCCCCGGATCGATGGGCCATCTTTTTCAAGGCCTCGATAGTTCGGACGATGTTGGCATGTGTCACGCGGCCGCGTTTGTCCACGAAGGCGATAATCGCGCAGGCGTCGCGCTCTTCGCAAATCGGTCGGCTGGAAGTGGTACTGCGGGATGGGATGAGCTTTGACACGAGGTCCTCCGTCTTGACATTGCGGAAATAGTGGGTTGGCGAAGAATCGACGTCCGTCGGCAAAGCTATGGCGGCGTCCTCGGCATCATTAGCCGACCGGGTGAAAGAAATCAAAAACTTCACGCGCTAAATCGCTCGGTTCAACCGTTCTATTCAACCGCTCGGTTCAGGCAATCAGTTTAGACGTTCAGTTCAGAAGTTCAATCCGGGCGCTCCACCAGATGCTTCCAATACCGCCGGGGCATGAAGCGGCGCTGCAAGGCTGGGTTACGACGTTCGGGCACGGCCAGGGACTGAACATATTCCCGCCAGAGATCCTGGAACGCGATTTCACGTTGGCTGAGCAGGGCGTCAACGTTGTCCGGAACCCCGACCACCGGGTGCAGGGTCTGACCGTCCCAGGCCACGGCCAGCCCGCGGCGTAGGTCGTGGATCACCCAGTTCTCACGGGGAAAGCGGCGTTGAAAATGGGGCGTCACGAACGGCAACACATTGTGGTCCGGCTCGAAGCGGGCGTACAGGGTTCCGTCTTGCAATTCCATGAACCGCAGCAGGCCGGTGACGCGGTGCGCCTCCTTGCCGACCTTGGCCTTCCAGTCCACCACCCGGCGCACGGCGGCGTTGGTCCGCATTCCCAGAACGTTTCTACCGGCCCGCAGCGTCAAGCGCGCGAACTCGTACAGCGGTTGTTCGGTGTCCTTAACCTCGGCCAGAAACACGTACATCACGTGTTGAACCGTTCCCTCTCCACCCGCTTGGCGCAAACGCTCTAGGAATTGAGCGGCCGTCTGGGCATGAACCGGAACCGGCGTCGGCGGCCACAACCTCGGCCGACCCCCAACCCCAACCTGAAAACCGCACCGCTCCAGCCCTTCCCCATCCGCCGCGGCAAAGGCGCACAGCAGCCCGTCAAAGCTGTTGTCGTAGGAGAAGATGCGTAGGGTTTGCTGCACAGGGAAAAAGTCCTTGTCAGAAAGTTCACCGCTTCCTAGATTCACGTCATGCAGACGCTTGAATATAAAAACTACATGGCTCGAGTCGACTTCGACGCCCGCGACAACATTCTGGTTGGCCGCATCACCGAAATTGAAGATATGGTGAGCTTCCACGCATCCACAACTGAAGAACTGAACGTGGCCTTTGTGGAAGCGGTTGAGGATTACCTTTCGACATGCAAGGCAATGGGCAAGCCGCCTAGTAGAACCATGTCCGATAAGGTAACTATCTGAAAAAACATCTTACCAAAGCGACAACTGCTTCATCCTCGGCGCACCAGGCTTTTCCAGGCCGCGGAGCACGTTTTCGGCCCGGGCCGGATTCCAGGTTTCGCTTTGCCAGAATTTGCCGCTGGCCGTGACGAAGAAGCGGGCTCGTTTCATGACCACGCCGAGCTTTTTGAGGTCTTCGGGATGCAGGGGGCCGAAGCGGCGGGCCGCGATGATTCTTCGGGCCGAACGGACCCCGATGCCGGGGATGCGCAGGAGCTGCTCCAGAAGAGCCCGGTTAACCTCCACGGGAAACAGGTCCGGATGGCGCAGGGCCCAGGCGGCCTTGGGATCGAGTTGCTCGTCCAGCCATTCGTGCTGGTCGTCGAAAAGCTCCGCGCTCCGAAAGCCGTAATACCGCAACAGCCAGTCCGCCTGGTACAAACGGTGCTCCCGGAGCAACGGCGGCGCGCTCAGGGCGGGCAGGCGATTATCCCGGCTGACCGGAACGTAGCCGCTGTAGTAGACCCGTTGCAGCCCGAACCGCCCGTACAGGGCCTCGGCCAGCCGCAAAATCTGCCGGTCCGGTTCCGGACTGGCTCCCACGATAAGCTGCGTGCTTTGCCCGGCGGGAGCGAACACCGGGCCTTTCGCGGTCCGGGCCGGAAGCCCCCGCCGGTCGTGCGTCGCTTCGCCGATCAGCTCGCTGATCCTGAGCATTGGCAGCAGCACTCCGTCCCGGGTCTTTTGGGGTGCCAGGCTGCGCAGGGAGGCCTCGGAGGGCAGCTCGATGTTCACGCTCAGCCTGTCCGCGACCAGACCGGCCCGCTGGATCAGTTCCGGCGCCGAGCCGGGGATGACCTTCAGATGGATGTACCCGCCAAAGCCATGCATGCGACGCAGATCTTCGGCCACCCGGACCATCCGCTCCATGGTCCAGTCCGGATTGCGGCAGACCGCGGAACTCAGAAACAAGCCCTCGATGTAATTTCGCCGATAAAAGTTCAGGGTCAGGTCCACGAGTTGGCCGACCGTGAACGTGGTCCGGGGCAGATCGTTGTCCCCGCGATTGACGCAGTACGCGCAATTGTACTCGCAGACGTTGGTATACAGAATCTTGAGCAGGGAAATGCACCGCCCGTCCGCGGCCCAACTGTGACAGATTCCGGAATGGGCCGGAGCGCCCAAGGTCGCCCCTTGGCGAACAGCCTTGGACCCACTGGAGGAACAGGATACGTCGTAGCGGGCCGACTCGGCCAGGATGGCCACCTTGCGGACCAGGTCCGGTCGATGAATAAACGCCGGGACGCCGCGATTCGATTCCTTTCCGCTGCCCGCAATCAAACCGGAGACCTTCTCCATAGTCTTCCCCTTTGCCAGCTCATCCTTGTTCGACAACCGATCCAGAAGATTTCAACGGACAATCGCATGCCGGTCAATCTTGCCTCGTGGGACAAGATTGATTATAAAGAATGATTAAGGCATACGGCAGCCTCGGATTGAGACACATATCTTCTTCACACAGGAGGTTTATCGGAAAATGAAACGGATTGCATTGTTTTTAATCACCAACATCGCCATCCTCGTGGTCTTGAGCATCGTCCTTTCCTTGCTCGGCTTCACGGGCATTCTTGATGAAACGGGCAGGGGTCTGGACTATGGTAGCTTGCTGGTCTTCGCCGCTGTTTTCGGCTTCGGAGGTTCGTTCATCTCCCTGGCCATATCCAAATGGATGGCCAAGCGCCTGACCGGGGCCAAGGTCATCACCTCGCCGCGCAATCAGGCCGAGGCCTGGCTTGTGGAAACCGTGAAAAATCAGGCGGCCCGTGCCGGCATCGGCATGCCTGAAGTGGCCGTTTACGACTCCGACGCTCCCAATGCCTTTGCCACGGGCATGAGCAAGAACAACGCCCTGGTGGCGGTGAGCACCGGGCTGATGCGCTCCATGACCCAGGACGAGGTGGAAGCGGTTCTGGCCCACGAGGTCAGTCACGTGGCCAACGGGGACATGGTCACCCTGACTCTGATCCAGGGCGTGGTGAACACCTTCGTGATCTTCATCTCCCGAGTCGTGGGCTACTTCGTGGACCGGGTCATCCTCAAGAACGAGGAAGGTCTGGGGCTGGGTTTTTTCATTACCAGCATCGTGGCCCAGATCGTTTTCGGCATCCTGGCCAGCGTCGTGGTGCTCTACTTCAGCCGTGAACGGGAATACCGGGCCGACGCAGGCGGTGCCAAGCTGGCCGGACGGGAAAAAATGATCGCGGCCCTGGAAAAGCTGAAACGGGGTGCTCAGGAACCGCTTCCGGAGCAGATGTCCGCCTTCGGCATCAACGGCAAACCCGAAGGCCACGGCCTGAAGTTGCTGTTCATGACCCACCCGCCGCTGGATGATCGAATCGCCGCCCTGAGGCGACAAAATATTCAGTAGATCCGATCTCAGACGTACCAAGATGCAAGGACGTCATTCGCGCATGCAATGACAGCCTTGCCCCTGTCGCGACACCGCAAAGGCCCACATGCTCACCAATACCTTCTGCCATCTGCCCCGCATCGGCAACGTCACGGAACGAAAAATCTGGGAGGTCGGCATCCCGTCCTGGGAAGAAGCCCGGACCAACGGCGGGCGACATCCGAAACTGTTCTCCAAGGCCGCGCTGGAAACTTTGGAAGAATCAGAGGACCGGCTGGGTAACGGGGAAGTGGATTGGTTCGCCCAGCGTCTGCCACGGAATGAAACTTGGCGGCTGTGCTCACATTTCACGGACCGCGCGGCCTTCGTGGACATCGAGACCACCAGCGGACCGGGGCAAGTGCACATCACCACCATTGCCCTGTACGACGGCAAACGCCTGCGCACCTACGTCCACGGTCGGAACCTGGAAGCATTTTGCGACGATATCCGGGAATACTCCCTGCTGGTGACCTTCAACGGCCGTTGCTTCGACGCCCCGATCATCCAGCGCGAACTTCAGACTCCGCTACCCGAGGCTCATGTGGACCTGCGCTTCGTGTTGCGCTCCCTGGGGATGAAAGGCGGCCTGAAATCCTGCGAAAAACAGATGGGCTTGGGAAGGAACGACCTGGAAGGACTGGACGGATACTTCGCCGTGCTGCTCTGGCACGAATACCAGGCAACCGGCGATGAACGGGCCCTGCAAACCTTGCTGGCCTACAACGCAGCGGACGTGCTCTCCATGCCGGTCCTGCTGGCCCACGCCTACGAGGCCAAACTTCGGGAAACCCCGTTCTTCACCGCCTCGCCACCCCGCCCGGAAATCCCGAAAAACCCTCACCAAGCTTGCCCGGAAATCATCCAACGCATCCGCAAGCGCTTCGGCCTGCGGTTTCTGCCGAAAATGCGCTAGGGATATTGCTGTTACTGAATAACCGTTTGTGAATTGGATGGTGCAGGCATCCTGCCTGCACGGACAGGCAAGATGCCTGTCCCACCATTTTGACATGCCTTTCGCGGAGCATAAAGCGCGGGCGGGGCAAAAACGGTAAATTGAGATCAGCCAACTCCTTGGTAGATAACTATTCAATCACCCTGGACAGACAGACACCGGATGCCCGACCAACGGCCTACGAGACTTTACTGCCCGGCGGCACGGGGTCCGACGGCGCCAGCAGGCGCAGCCCCTCGGGAGCGTGGACGGCCAAGACCATGCCCTGGGACAGGGTGCCGCGCAGTTTGCGGGGTTTGAGGTTGGCCACCACCACGACTTGGCGACCGACTAGATTATCCGGGGACCAATGTTCGGCGATGCCGGCCACGATGCTCCGCGGCTCGGCCTCGCCCAGGTCCACGTGCAGCTGAAGCAACTTGTCCGCCCCTTGCACCGGTTCCGCCGAGACAACCGAGCCCACGCGCAGATCCAGGCGCTGAAAATCGGCGAATTCCAACAGCTCCGCGGTGTCGCTTTGTTGTTGAGCGATTATCGCGTCT from Desulfonatronum sp. SC1 encodes the following:
- the htpX gene encoding protease HtpX, with amino-acid sequence MKRIALFLITNIAILVVLSIVLSLLGFTGILDETGRGLDYGSLLVFAAVFGFGGSFISLAISKWMAKRLTGAKVITSPRNQAEAWLVETVKNQAARAGIGMPEVAVYDSDAPNAFATGMSKNNALVAVSTGLMRSMTQDEVEAVLAHEVSHVANGDMVTLTLIQGVVNTFVIFISRVVGYFVDRVILKNEEGLGLGFFITSIVAQIVFGILASVVVLYFSREREYRADAGGAKLAGREKMIAALEKLKRGAQEPLPEQMSAFGINGKPEGHGLKLLFMTHPPLDDRIAALRRQNIQ
- a CDS encoding ribonuclease H-like domain-containing protein, yielding MLTNTFCHLPRIGNVTERKIWEVGIPSWEEARTNGGRHPKLFSKAALETLEESEDRLGNGEVDWFAQRLPRNETWRLCSHFTDRAAFVDIETTSGPGQVHITTIALYDGKRLRTYVHGRNLEAFCDDIREYSLLVTFNGRCFDAPIIQRELQTPLPEAHVDLRFVLRSLGMKGGLKSCEKQMGLGRNDLEGLDGYFAVLLWHEYQATGDERALQTLLAYNAADVLSMPVLLAHAYEAKLRETPFFTASPPRPEIPKNPHQACPEIIQRIRKRFGLRFLPKMR